In Prochlorococcus marinus str. GP2, the genomic window TTTCTAAACCAGCTACAAAACATATTCCAAAAACTCAGGTAAACAGAAATTCTTCAACATCTTTATCTAGTAAAGAATTAGTAATAGAGAGAAGAAAGGCAATGTCTACCCATGGGAAATCAGCTATAACTTCATCCGATAGAACCCGTACTGATGTTAAAAAAGAAAGTGTTAAAAAAGAAAGTCCTGTAAAAATAGTTAAATCAAATATAAATAAAGATAAAGAAAGTCAAGATTCAACTAGTACAGAATCTAAGTCCCTAAAACCCAACGTTAAGAGAAGAATTAATCAGAAGAGAAAGCCTATTACTAATACAAGTAGAGATATTGTTTTAGCGAGAAGAGAAGCTCAATCTAAGCATGGTAAATCAGCAACTAAACAAAATACCAGTGCCGCTTCTTTAGCTAGAAGAGGAGACCCAGATTTAAGTAGCAGAGAAATTTCTCAAAGAGTGAGAGAGCTAAGAAGTAAAACTGGTGCTACAGGCAAAAAAGGTAATGGTAAATGTAGACCATGTGGTCCAAATAAAAATGGCGCCAAACAAAATATTGCAGATGCTAGCTGGAAAGTTGGTAAAAGTGAAACTGATTCAGGTCAAATAGTGACTGGAACACAAGCTAATAGATCTGTAAAAACTACAGGTAATGAAGCTAGTACATGCAGAACAATTACTGGCACCCAATACATGGGAGCAGAAGTTGTTGATCAATTTTGTCAAGATAGATCAAGTTATAAACAACCACTTAGATCTACTGTTACTGCAACAACATCAGGAAATAAAGTGACTGGGAATGAAGTTGGTAGATCTGATAGGGTCACAGGCGATGAGCCAGGGACTTGTAAAAACCTTACAGGTACTGAATATGTATCTTCTAATCAATCGCAGAAGTATTGTGGTGATGTTCCAAAAAATCCTTCAAAGGTTAAACACAGTACTACAACAGATGGATTAAAAGTATCTGGATCACTTCCTGGCAGATCAATCCTAGTTACTGGAGATGAATCAGGTTCTGGACATCAGTTAACTGGAGATCAATATCTTGGCTCTGAGCCAAATCCAAAAGGTAAAGCATTTGAAAAAGTAGGTAATTACAACACTCTTAATGGGAATAATGTAACTGGTACAGGGGTTGGAAGATCAGATCATATGACAGGTAATGAACATGGGAGTTGCAAGAATGTAACTGGAGATGAGTACATAGGATCTCAACAATATGAGAAGTTTTGCGGTTCAAAACCAAAACCAGAAGCTAGAAAAGTGGGTTTAAGCCTTTCTTCAAAGTCAAATTTAATAAGCGGCACTATGACAGGAAGATCAGAAATAGTAACTGGAGATGAACCAGGTTCATGCAAAGTTTTAACAGGAACACCATATGCAGGCTTAGATCAGATTAATGAAAATTGTAGTACCGAGATTGCTGAAGATATGAAATCCCGATCAACAGTTAATTCTGGGAATAATTCAAATGCCAGACTTACAGGACAGCAACCAGGTATTGGCGGAGTTATGACAGGTGCTAAGAAAGGTGCTTGTAAAAATCTAACAGGTACTCCTTATGTTGGTGGAGATCAGCTCTCACAAGCTTGTGATAATCCTCCAAATGATAAGGCTTATGCTAACCCGGAAAAGTCAGCAGGTAACTCTTGGAAGGAATTCTCTGTTAAATCACCATCAAGAGATAAATATTCTGAAAAAAATACTCAAGGTGTTACGGGTAATGAATATGAAAATGGTTCCAAG contains:
- a CDS encoding CsoS2 family carboxysome shell protein, whose translation is MSKKTSREIALERRKAMSDSGKKASAFSSTTKDRVRSSQDIHISGTQSSPENHNISKPATKHIPKTQVNRNSSTSLSSKELVIERRKAMSTHGKSAITSSDRTRTDVKKESVKKESPVKIVKSNINKDKESQDSTSTESKSLKPNVKRRINQKRKPITNTSRDIVLARREAQSKHGKSATKQNTSAASLARRGDPDLSSREISQRVRELRSKTGATGKKGNGKCRPCGPNKNGAKQNIADASWKVGKSETDSGQIVTGTQANRSVKTTGNEASTCRTITGTQYMGAEVVDQFCQDRSSYKQPLRSTVTATTSGNKVTGNEVGRSDRVTGDEPGTCKNLTGTEYVSSNQSQKYCGDVPKNPSKVKHSTTTDGLKVSGSLPGRSILVTGDESGSGHQLTGDQYLGSEPNPKGKAFEKVGNYNTLNGNNVTGTGVGRSDHMTGNEHGSCKNVTGDEYIGSQQYEKFCGSKPKPEARKVGLSLSSKSNLISGTMTGRSEIVTGDEPGSCKVLTGTPYAGLDQINENCSTEIAEDMKSRSTVNSGNNSNARLTGQQPGIGGVMTGAKKGACKNLTGTPYVGGDQLSQACDNPPNDKAYANPEKSAGNSWKEFSVKSPSRDKYSEKNTQGVTGNEYENGSKVTGPFDMAVDKVTGTEKFRFEPNKNITYKQKMEIEEADRAAKTPEKRVASRITGEGQSAGNITGDDWDRGDKVTGTEGASSRKRNPSRAGFMSAMPPMEVKRNDETEKPDFLITGSSGNTREGQLVTFSGGARG